The DNA sequence ACCGGGCCGTTTTGACAGGGAGATAGAAATAGGTGTTCCTGACAAGAAGAGCCGGCTGGAAATACTTCAGATACACACGAGGGGCATGCCGATGTCTGATGATGTAAATCTTCAAAAGCTGGCCGAAATGACCCACGGGTATGTGGGTGCAGATCTCTGGGCGCTTTGCAAGGAGGCCGCTATACGATCGCTGAGAAAGATTCTTCCTGCAATCGATATAGATTCAGACACGATTCCTGCAGATGTACTGCGTTCACTTAAAGTAACAATGGATGATTTTACGGCGGCCTTCAGGGAAATGTCGCCTTCTGGTCTTCGTGAAGTTCTCGTTGAAAAACCAAACGTCACATGGGATGATATCGGCGGTCTTCATGAACTGAAGGAAGAGCTCCAGCAGGCTATAGAATGGCCAATGAAATACGGAGTCGCATTCGAAAAACTGGATGTCCAGCCTCCAAGGGGGATTCTACTGCATGGTCCTCCAGGAACGGGAAAGACACTGCTGGCGAAGGCTGTCGCTCACGAAAGTGAAGCAAACTTCATAAATGTAAAGGGACCGGAATTCCTGAGCAAATGGGTGGGCGAAAGTGAGAAGGCCGTAAGGGAAACTTTTCGCAAGGCGCGTCAGGCCGCTCCCTGTGTTATATTTATAGATGAAATCGACGCGATTGTTCCGATGAGAGGCAGTGGGGTTGGTGACGCTCAGGTTACCGAAAGGGTGGTCAGCCAGCTGCTTACCGAGCTCGACGGCCTTGAAGAACTGCACGGCGTTTCCGTTATAGCAGCAACAAACAGACCTGATATCATAGATCCTGCACTTCTCCGGCCCGGAAGATTCGACAGGCTGATATATGTCCCCCTTCCGGATCAGGCTTCCAGAAAGGCGATTCTTGCGATACACACAGGGAAAAAGCCTCTTTCAAAGGACGTCTCCATCGAAAGACTGGCTGAAAAGATGGAAAACTACACAGGCGCAGAAATTGCAGCAGTCTGCAATCAGGCTGCAATGATTGCCATGAAAAAATACATTGATCAGAAAGGAAAGATCGATGAAGAGTCCCTTTCAGCGGTGAAAGTAACAAATAAGGACTTTGATGAGGCAATGAAAAAAGTTAAACCGCTGTCAAAGGAAGATATCTCCCGCTACGCAGAAATGAGCAAGAAATTCAAATCTGATGAACCATTTCCGGAACCGTGAATAAGGTATACAGGGGAAGACTGGTAGTTGCGGGTCTTTCTTCTGGTTCAGGAAAGACCACGGTCGCTATGTCTGTAATGAACATTCTCCGCAGGAAAGGAATACCGGTGGCGCCCTTCAAAGTTGGCCCCGATTTTTTAGATACTAAGTATCATCAGGTGGCAGCCGGCGCGCAGTCGACAAATATTGACGGTTTCATGACAAACGCCAGGTATATAACAGAAACCGTTGCTGCCAGTGAAGCGCGAGGAATGCTTTCTGTTGTAGAGGGAATGATGGGTCTCTTTGACGGCGTCAGAGCAACGGGCGATTTTTCAAGCACAGCCTGGATAGCCAGGCTGCTGAGCGCTCCGGTCATTTTATGCATGGATGTGTCGGCGACGATGAGAACTGCAGCCTACACCGCCCTTGGATTGAAGAGGATATCAGAGAGCTTTGGAATCGAAATTGCCGGTGTTATACTCAACAAAGTCGGAGGAATGGCACATTTTGACGGCTGCCGATCTGCCTTTTTGAACGCCGGTATTGATGTACTCGGCGGTCTGCCATATTCGGCTTCCTTCAGCATTCCTGAAATTCACCTGGGACTGAAGGTTCCAGCAAACATGCGTCGAATACGTGCACAAATCGATGCAATGTCGGACGAACTGGCTGAAACCTTCGATTTGAAGAAGTTGCTCCTGATCGCGGGCAGTGCACCGGAGCTCAGGACCGCAAGATCATCGCCGGCAGTAAAACCTGTGGTAAAGATAGGTGTCGCTTCAGATCCGGCATTCAATTTCTACTATGCAGACAACATTAATCTTCTGAAATCGGCGGGTGCAGCAATCTGCAACTTTTCGCCTTTGCAGGACAGCAGTCTCGACGAGTTCGACGGCCTATACATAGGAGGAGGATATCCTGAACTATACGTGCCGGAAATCACCGGGAACGGGCGAATGCTGAATAGTCTGAAAGAGAAGGCTGAAAGCGGGATGCCGATTTATGCCGAGTGCGGTGGATTCATGCTACTCTGCAGAGATATAAAGATCGGCAGGACAAAGCACAGAATGGCCGGAATATTTGACGCCACTGTAGAAATGGCTTCAAGCCCGGTGATAGGTTACAGAAAAATAAGAACTCTGTCTGAAACGCCTCTTGGGCCACCGAAAACAACGTCGCGGGGGCATGAATTTCATTATGCACGTATAGTTGACGGAGGATCGGGAAAGAACGATGCACCGTTTGAGGTCCTGGCCGGAAAAGGGGACAAATGGAGCAATAAGGGATACGTTTTTCACGGTACTGTAGGCTCGTTCATCCACATACATTTCGGTTCAAACAGGCAATTGGCAAAGAACTTTGTCGGTGCATGTCTGGAATACAGTCGCAGTTAAACAGCGAATCAGACTGATTTTTGCCAGGGTGCCGCGGTTGAACCGGCGACCCGTTAAATCATGCAAATCCGAAGTTTTGTGGATACGTGCGTTTTGCCATTGGCGCCTGTTGGATCAAAAAGATTGCACCCATACGCAGCCCCACATTACTGCAAGCTGCCTTGAAAACATGAACACTTCCGATACCGTTACCTATTTGTATGATTTTAATTCTGAGAATGAAGCATGAAGAATTTGACCATACATGACTTCGATGGTAACAGTTACCGCGGAGCCGAAAAGACAGTTGTGCTGTTTCATGCCAGATGGTGTCCTTACTGCAGAAAATTTGTTTCCGGTTATGAAAAACTGGTCAGAAATCTGCCTATGGATGCGGCTCTCGCCGACATATCAGACACCGAAAGTGAGCTATGGGATAACTTTTTGATTGAAGTTATTCCCACGGCAATTATGTTTGAAAATGGCAAAATTGTTTCACGGCTTGACGGTATACCAGGTATAGGCCTCCGAGACGCAGATTTTAAAGTGTTTGTGGGTGATGCGTCTCACGGCTGATGCATAAGCCGGGTGCCTGTCAGTGACTGCGGTGTGATATTGATGGCTGAAAACAATGAAGAAATTCTGTCAATGCTCAGGAGTGAAATTTCGAACATCTACAGGAAGATCGAAGCGCTGGAAAACTCCGTGGATTCTTTTTCAAAAACCGTTCAGGAGAATAACAGGATGCTCACCTCTCTCGTGTCCGCCTTGCAGCAGATGGGCGTTCTTTCCCAACCCTATGTCAAGTCTGTAGAGAAAGGGGATAAGCCGGCAGACCGTGCATACTATTGAATTCTAGCTAATCCCTGCTCTGAGATCATACCTAATTTTAATTGCCTTTCTAAATAAAAGCCCGTTGAAATTCATGAAGTTTCTGTTTTAATGTTTCTCGGCATTTCACCAAACAGCCGAGGCGTGAAATTGCCGTAAAACAAAAACATTTCCGAGAAGCTCGGTCGTATGTGATGTACGGCGATGCAAGCCTGCATTCATATGTTGCGTCTGGCTGCACCATAAATTATCATTATGAATCCGACAAAACCAAGTCCCAGCGCAACCCAGCTCGATATCTGATGCGGACCGATCAGCGAATTAATGGTCGGAAAAAGCTGGTAGAAATCGAAAAGAGGAGAGGCTACGACGAGCAATACTATGCCGGCGGCAATTATGAGCAGATCGGTTCTGTCATCCTTCAAACCAGGCTCACCCCTATGAGTCCGTACGCAAACGCATACAGTATTATCGGAAACAGCAGCGTGATCCAGGACATCTTCAGTTTGGCTCTTCTGGCAAGGATAAGCGATACAAGAAACAATATGAGGGAAAGTGTTGTGAAGAAAAGCGCAATTGTTTCGAGTCCGACGAGAAAGTTGTAAAAATTGCCGAATATGGGTGATGTCATTGAATGCGTTTGTTCGTGGTATAGGGCAACAACAGGCTCGATCACAGCAGCAAACATAATGACTGCTATGGAACCGATTATGAACACTATCATGGACAGGTAATATGCCATAAGTGCATTATTTTCCATAACCACCACCTGCAAAAAACCTCATCGCCATCAGTAATATTGACGCTGTAAGAATGAATTCTACACCCAGCATTATTGCCCATGCCGACTGATATCTTACCGGGTTCAGCAGGGAGATATACCACATGCCAAACGCTATCACAACCTGCACTGCAACTATGAGGTAAAGCAGCCTGTTATTCACTGCTTCACCGCCCGCGAACTCAGATCCTTCTTGGCGTGCCTCATAGCGTAAACCGGCACGATAGAGCAGAATGTCAGGGCATAAAGCATCAAGAGCGTCAGTGGTCTTGTTTGAGACAGTCCCGGCTGCACGTAACCCCACAGACCAACGACCAGCCAGAAGAGGATGATAAATACTCCCATGAATGTCATCATCGGTCTCTCAAGCGGTCCGTTCTCCTTGTATCTGTCGATAAATGGTACGAGTATGAGGTATAGAAGAAGTGCAAACACCAGCGGGACTCCCCCGGTAGAAAGTCCGAATCCAGCTACATCCATCAGTTTATAGACAGGCATCTCGTACCAGTCAGGAAACGGTGTCGTTCCGTATACCAGCTGTCCATATGCAGGCGGCAGCGTCTGTGGAATGAGTGCCGACGCAATCAGAACACCCGCAACAAAAACCATCCCTATGAAGGCTGTGTAGAGGAGGTTTACCGGAAACCAGGGGATCTTCTTCTCATTATCGCTGGCGGAAGGATCGTATGGTCCCGATTTTTCATAAAGGAAAAAGTGGATGAAGACGAGAATCAGCAGTATAACGCTGAGTATCGCAGCATGCAGAACAAGCAGATGTTCCCATGACTCCACAGTCGTACCATTACCGACCAGCACTGAAATCAGCCAGCCTGCAAGCCCAGGCGCCAGCCTGCCGATTATGCTACGCTGAAGAAGTATTTCCGAAACGTGCAGACCAAGAACGCTCTGTACCGACTCCGTAAGCATGTATCCCATCGCCGCAATGGTATTGACGAGGAGGAATATCACAACACCGATTATCCACTGCAGCCATCTCCACTTTCCCCTGTATGCGCCTATGAAATACTGCCTGAACATGTGCAAATAGACCATCGCCACCATTGCATATGCCATGAACAGGTGTGATGTCAGGAGTACTTCCCCGAACGGAACGGTGCCCATCAGCATAAGTGTTGAACTGTACGGACTTCCAGGCTGATAGTAGTAGGCAAGCAGTATTCCAGTGGCTATCTGGTAAATTAGTGCTGTGGCAAGGAAGGCACCGGTCCAGTAGTCGATGCGAAGCTCGTGCTTTCTGATTGGCCTTAGGTTTATTGAGAATGAACCCTCCATTGGCGCATCGGGTTTTGCCAGTTCCATCAGATTGTACTCATTAGGTTCCCTCAATTTTAATCACCACAATCCAGTTTCAGAAACTTCCAGGCCACGGTCCGTTCGAACTGCTGGCCACTATCGTCATGTACAGGGGTTTGTCGGCGGGTTTAATTTCCTGAGGCAGTGAAGGAAGAGGCGGTCCCTTGTACAGCGGAAGCAGGGTCCCGCCGGAAAGATTCTCATCCATAACCCTGGAACCATATTCCTCGCCTCCGGGCTCCTCAAGATGTGTTCTTATAACCGCATTCACGGGGTTAATACCTATTGCATAAACATTGTCATCTGTATCAACGTAAAGAAGAACCTGCGGAAGCGAATGATTTGCAGGACTTGGCGCAGGTCCCGAATTATAGAGGTTGTGTGGCCCCCTGGTAGGGTCATACTGGCTTCCATGGCACTTGCAAAACATGAGTCCGTACGGAGGCCAGTTTGTTTCATTATAGCCGATTAACTTTGCTTCAAACGGAATGCTGTTGTGCGGATGATAATCAAGCAGCGGAACAACGCAGCCCAGATGCTGGCATATGCCGCTGAATGCTGTAATGTTGTTTCCCGGTCCGGCCCCATTGGGTATCTGAACACCATCAAGTTTCACCAGTATGTTGGGTTCGTCCTGCAGCGGATAATTGAACGCCATGATGGGATACGAACTGCTTGCGGTGGTTGCGGGAGGAATAAGTGCCGATTTAATCGGTTTCCCCGAGCTATCGACAAGGACGGCCACCGGATAACCGTCAATGACCGGTGTGTATCTTGTTTCAGGTGTAATAAACGTCTCAAAGGACAGTGCACCGAAAATCAGTGCTCCAGCGGATGCACCGGCGGCTTTAAGGAATGTTCTCCTTGTCTCGTCTTCAGGTGCTTTTCCGTCATTTTTAGTCTCCTCTTTTTCATGCAGTTTTTCATTTTTCTCAGGCATCTGACCGTTTCTCCCCTGAATAGGTCGATGTTTGTTATGCATCGCTCTTATTTATTGTATATCAATATGATTCCTAAAATGTTCAGGATTATCCTTATATGGAATCATATTCAACCTGAGATCACCGGGGCGCATGGAAGGTAAACGCCCGGAAAGAGATGAACTGAACGGCTATGCAGCAACCGGCGATTGCGCAAGAAGGTGGATGAGTGAAGATTGGTTCGGGTAGAATTGTAAACCGGCTCCTTTCTATCGCGATTCTCGTTATCACTTTAATACTGAGCTCATCCAATCTGGGAAGGAAATGACATCGCGCGTCATTTGACATTTAGATTTGTGATATGAATGGCTGACAGAGAAGGCAGTTACGATGGGTCCAGCCCCTTCGTTGTCGTCTGGGAGTCAACGAAAGCCTGCGACTACGCTTGCAAGCACTGCAGAGCGAATGCGATAAAATACAGATCCCCGGACGAACTTACCACATCGGAGGCGAAGCGTCTCATTGAAGATATATCGGATTCCGGTGTAAAGTTGTTCGTGATCAGCGGCGGAGATCCAATGAAGAGAGACGATATTTTCGAGCTGCTTGCGTTTTCTTCGTCACACATACGGACTGCGTTCTCTCCCAGCGGTGCACGCATTAACAGAGAAAACGCAAGGCTGATAAAAGAGGCAGGCATTGACACTGTTTCAATCAGCCTCGATGGCACAGAAACGGTGCATGACAGTTTCAGATGTTTTGAAGGTTCTTATAAGATGTCTGTCAGCTCAATAGGCTATCTGAAGGAAGCGGGCATCAGTGTGCAGATAAACACCACAATAAGCAGATTCAATATCGGCTTGCTGAATGAAATCAAAGACATCGTGCTTTCAATGCATGTCTCAATGTGGGATATTTTCATGCTTGTGCCTACGGGGAGGGCAGGCGTCGGCATGATGATTTCCCCGGAAGAGGCAGAACTTGTGATGCGAACCGTCGCTCAGTGGAGGATAAACGGCATCAACGTCCGAATGACATGCGCACCGTACCTGGTCAGGATTATGAATGATTTTGGTCTTTCCCCGGTAAAGCCCGACTCTTTAGGAAGGAAGAGTCTCAATGGCGCAAGAGGATGCATGGCAGGAAACGGTTACGTGTTCATAAGTTCCGACGGTTCTGTAATGCCATGCGGCTATCTTCCGGTCAGAATCGGAAATGTAAAATCAGGAAAACTTCTGGACATCTACAGATCGGATTCAATGGCGAAATTCAGGAAACCGGCAGATCTGCTTGGCAAGTGCGGCATGTGTGAATACAGAACGGTTTGCGGCGGCTGCAGAGCAAGATCGTTTTCAATTTCAGGAGACGCATTCGGCGAAGATCCTTTCTGCGTGTACATGCCAAAGGGGTTGCGATATGCATGATTGATCTTACAAAGCTGATGGCCGGAAAGCAGGGAAGAAACGATTCCATCCGGTTTCCTGAAAACAGTACGCTAAAACCCAGGGTGATGGTATTCAATGTAACGCGAAATTGCAATCTGCACTGCGCCCACTGTTATTCCGGTTCGGGTCATTCACATTTCAGGGATCTGCCATTGGGGATATGGCTCGATGGACTGAAGAGTGCTGCAGATCTGGGCGTGAAGCACTTATTGATTTCAGGAGGTGAGCC is a window from the Candidatus Sysuiplasma jiujiangense genome containing:
- a CDS encoding CDC48 family AAA ATPase — encoded protein: MKRDEKILRVAEARTYDVGTGLVRLDSQIMRILNLSQGDYVQITGRRRTAAILGSSLPEDENRGVIRMDGIQRRNAGASLDDKIGITKILPKQCSKVTVAPLEELKLSGAEEYVSTVLDGKVISKGDVFQLNVMGNKVELMVTGFVPSGPAAIVSRGTKIIISAKAVKEPVSAASKVSYEDIGGLEGEVKKVREMIELPLKHPELFERLGVEAPKGVLLHGPPGTGKTLLAKAVASETNANFTSIGGPEIMSKFYGESEERLREIFKQAEENAPSIIFIDEIDSIAPKRDEVTGETERRVVAQLLALMDGLESRGKVVVIGATNRPNAIDAALRRPGRFDREIEIGVPDKKSRLEILQIHTRGMPMSDDVNLQKLAEMTHGYVGADLWALCKEAAIRSLRKILPAIDIDSDTIPADVLRSLKVTMDDFTAAFREMSPSGLREVLVEKPNVTWDDIGGLHELKEELQQAIEWPMKYGVAFEKLDVQPPRGILLHGPPGTGKTLLAKAVAHESEANFINVKGPEFLSKWVGESEKAVRETFRKARQAAPCVIFIDEIDAIVPMRGSGVGDAQVTERVVSQLLTELDGLEELHGVSVIAATNRPDIIDPALLRPGRFDRLIYVPLPDQASRKAILAIHTGKKPLSKDVSIERLAEKMENYTGAEIAAVCNQAAMIAMKKYIDQKGKIDEESLSAVKVTNKDFDEAMKKVKPLSKEDISRYAEMSKKFKSDEPFPEP
- a CDS encoding cobyrinate a,c-diamide synthase is translated as MNKVYRGRLVVAGLSSGSGKTTVAMSVMNILRRKGIPVAPFKVGPDFLDTKYHQVAAGAQSTNIDGFMTNARYITETVAASEARGMLSVVEGMMGLFDGVRATGDFSSTAWIARLLSAPVILCMDVSATMRTAAYTALGLKRISESFGIEIAGVILNKVGGMAHFDGCRSAFLNAGIDVLGGLPYSASFSIPEIHLGLKVPANMRRIRAQIDAMSDELAETFDLKKLLLIAGSAPELRTARSSPAVKPVVKIGVASDPAFNFYYADNINLLKSAGAAICNFSPLQDSSLDEFDGLYIGGGYPELYVPEITGNGRMLNSLKEKAESGMPIYAECGGFMLLCRDIKIGRTKHRMAGIFDATVEMASSPVIGYRKIRTLSETPLGPPKTTSRGHEFHYARIVDGGSGKNDAPFEVLAGKGDKWSNKGYVFHGTVGSFIHIHFGSNRQLAKNFVGACLEYSRS
- a CDS encoding thioredoxin family protein, producing MKNLTIHDFDGNSYRGAEKTVVLFHARWCPYCRKFVSGYEKLVRNLPMDAALADISDTESELWDNFLIEVIPTAIMFENGKIVSRLDGIPGIGLRDADFKVFVGDASHG
- a CDS encoding cytochrome bc complex cytochrome b subunit translates to MELAKPDAPMEGSFSINLRPIRKHELRIDYWTGAFLATALIYQIATGILLAYYYQPGSPYSSTLMLMGTVPFGEVLLTSHLFMAYAMVAMVYLHMFRQYFIGAYRGKWRWLQWIIGVVIFLLVNTIAAMGYMLTESVQSVLGLHVSEILLQRSIIGRLAPGLAGWLISVLVGNGTTVESWEHLLVLHAAILSVILLILVFIHFFLYEKSGPYDPSASDNEKKIPWFPVNLLYTAFIGMVFVAGVLIASALIPQTLPPAYGQLVYGTTPFPDWYEMPVYKLMDVAGFGLSTGGVPLVFALLLYLILVPFIDRYKENGPLERPMMTFMGVFIILFWLVVGLWGYVQPGLSQTRPLTLLMLYALTFCSIVPVYAMRHAKKDLSSRAVKQ
- a CDS encoding ubiquinol-cytochrome c reductase iron-sulfur subunit, which encodes MPEKNEKLHEKEETKNDGKAPEDETRRTFLKAAGASAGALIFGALSFETFITPETRYTPVIDGYPVAVLVDSSGKPIKSALIPPATTASSSYPIMAFNYPLQDEPNILVKLDGVQIPNGAGPGNNITAFSGICQHLGCVVPLLDYHPHNSIPFEAKLIGYNETNWPPYGLMFCKCHGSQYDPTRGPHNLYNSGPAPSPANHSLPQVLLYVDTDDNVYAIGINPVNAVIRTHLEEPGGEEYGSRVMDENLSGGTLLPLYKGPPLPSLPQEIKPADKPLYMTIVASSSNGPWPGSF
- a CDS encoding radical SAM protein; translated protein: MADREGSYDGSSPFVVVWESTKACDYACKHCRANAIKYRSPDELTTSEAKRLIEDISDSGVKLFVISGGDPMKRDDIFELLAFSSSHIRTAFSPSGARINRENARLIKEAGIDTVSISLDGTETVHDSFRCFEGSYKMSVSSIGYLKEAGISVQINTTISRFNIGLLNEIKDIVLSMHVSMWDIFMLVPTGRAGVGMMISPEEAELVMRTVAQWRINGINVRMTCAPYLVRIMNDFGLSPVKPDSLGRKSLNGARGCMAGNGYVFISSDGSVMPCGYLPVRIGNVKSGKLLDIYRSDSMAKFRKPADLLGKCGMCEYRTVCGGCRARSFSISGDAFGEDPFCVYMPKGLRYA